A genomic window from Glycine soja cultivar W05 chromosome 10, ASM419377v2, whole genome shotgun sequence includes:
- the LOC114369270 gene encoding cytokinin riboside 5'-monophosphate phosphoribohydrolase LOG1-like — protein MEGEGKVSAENENQNRFKRICVFCGSRVGYKSAFSDAALELGKLMVERRIDLVYGGGRLGLMGLISQTVLNGGCHVLGVIPEALLPREISGETFGEVKTVADMHERKSTMFEHADAFIALPGGYGTMEELLEVIAWSQLGIHDKPVGLFNVDGYFNSLLSLFDKGVEEGFIENSARHVMVIADTAIELIKKMEEYVPVLGMVAPK, from the exons ATGGAAGGAGAAGGAAAGGTGTCTGCAGAAAATGAGAACCAAAACAGGTTCAAAAGAATATGTGTTTTCTGTGGTAGTAGAGTTGGATACAAGTCTGCATTCAGTGATGCAGCTCTTGAGCTTGGTAAATTGATG GTTGAAAGAAGAATTGATTTGGTTTATGGAGGAGGAAGATTAGGGCTAATGGGTTTGATCTCTCAGACTGTGCTAAATGGAGGTTGCCATGTTCTTgg AGTGATTCCAGAAGCTCTATTGCCTCGTGag ATATCTGGAGAGACCTTTGGAGAAGTGAAAACAGTTGCAGATATGCATGAAAGGAAGTCAACGATGTTTGAACATGCTGATGCATTCATAGCACTTCCTG GAGGATATGGAACCATGGAAGAGCTGCTAGAAGTGATAGCCTGGTCTCAACTAGGAATACATGATAAACCA GTGGGATTGTTTAATGTAGATGGGTATTTCAATAGCTTGTTGAGCCTATTTGATAAGGGAGTGGAAGAGGGTTTTATAGAAAACTCTGCaaggcatgttatggtcatagcaGACACAGCAATAGAACTGATAAAGAAAATGGAG gAATATGTTCCGGTCCTTGGTATGGTTGCACCCAAATAA